DNA from Paraburkholderia largidicola:
CTCGGACCCAATAATCTGTCAAAAATGCTGTGGGGCGATTATGCAACCGACTCCAACACCAACTTCTACGAGATCTTCTACTTTTCACGCGTGGCGGGTTTCTCGCGCGAAGCGGGGTTTTTCTCGTCCCTGCTGGTGGCATCGTTTGTCGCCGACGTCGTAAGGGGCACGGCGAGCCGGAAGATGATCCTGATGTATTGCATTGGTCTATTCATCAGCTTTTCGAAATCTTCTTTCGTGTTTCTGATCTTCGCCGCGTTGTATCCGATGCGCAAGCGCATCCGGACCGTTCATCCGCTTGTCGTACTGATCGCATTCATCGCCTGTTTGACGTTGGTGGCGGTGTATCTGGCGCGTTTCAACTTCTTCTATTCGGATACGTTCGGGCATCGGTTGGGCGGCTACGCTTTCATGTTCGATGCACGTCTGGAAGACATCGTTGGCGGCATCAATGCACACGACCTCATAGCGAACTACCGTTATCTGCCTTATGTGCATCTCATCGAGCGAGACATCCAGGGCGCTGGCGTGACCTTCGCCGGGCTGCCTGCAAACGTCGCCGAGATGGGACTGTTCAGCGCGTTGATCCTGTTTGGCGTCATTGCGTTCACCGCCAGCGATGGTTTTGTGATCCTGCTGTTCCTGTTGTTGACCGCGACCGTGAGTGTCACGACCGTGACTTCGTTTGTGCCGCTCGCCTATCTGATCTGTTATTGGCCGAGATTCGCCGCGTACAGCGCGAAGCGACGGGCTGCCGAACGTCCGCCGCCTCGATTGTGGCCTTACGGCGCAGCAAGTCGCGGGATCTCGCGACAGAACATGCCTCAAACGGAATAGCGATTCCGCGTGCGTCTTTCATGGTGGCGGCTGTTATCGATTCGCAAGGAGGGTTCATGCTGTTGGGCTGGATTTCGAACTTCCGGAGCGCGTCAAGGCGATCCATCCTGCTTTCACTCGTCGCGATCGTGTTCGCGGGTTTGCCGATTGCGCGAGGCGCCGAGGCGACGCTCGATGTGAAGAATCCACCGGGATCGCTGATTGCGCGCGGGCCGGGAAACATGAAGATCCTGTTCGGAACACCGCCTCAGACGCAAGCGGGTAGTGGCACGCTTGTCGTCGCACTCGTTCCTTACGATCGCGATGGAGTGCTTCTGGGCGACCCGATCGCCTCATACCGGCAGTCGATCAGATTCACGCCGCAGGGTGCCGACCAGTCAGTCAACATCAAGATTCCGCGAGCTGGTCTGTTTGCCGTCGATGCGAAGCTGATTGCATCGGGAGGCGAGACAGTCGCGTCGAAGCGCATCAACATCGCGGCGATTGTCCCGCGCAACACGCCACCGTTTTCCGACTTCGGCGTCGTGACGCATTTCGCGCAGGGTAAAGGTTCACCGGACATCGTGTTGCCCCTCGTCAAGGCAGCAGGCTTTTCATGGATCCGCGACGAGATCTACTGGGACCGGATCGAGCAGAAGCCGGGCGCGTTTGCATTCCCCAGCAGCTACGACGAATACATAAACGCTACGTCGAAGTTCGGGATCTCACCGCTCGTCGTTCTGGCTTATGGCAACGAGAAGGTCTACCCCGAGTACTTCAAGGGCGGGCAGAGTTTTCCTCAAACGGCGGAGGGGCGTCAGCGCTTTGTCCGCTATGTGGATGAAGTGGTTCGCCGTTATGGAGCAAAGGTGAAGTATTGGGAGATATGGAATGAACCGGCGTTTGCGCAGATCGGTTACCCCGATTACGTGGCCCTGTTGAAAGCGGTCTACGGTCAAATCAAGCAACGTAACCCCGACGCGACCGTGATCGCGTGCGGTGGCGGCGGTGCGGGCGGCGGCCCTGGCGGAGACTGCTTCCTGGCAACGGTCAAAGACGGCGCGCTTGAATACCAGGACGCGGTCAGTGTTCACCCTTATATGTCGCCCCACATTCCAGAGACGGGATATCCAACCGCGGGTGGAGCCGTCTCATCGGTCAGCATCCCGACGGTCTGGCCTTATCTGCATCAGTTGCTCGATCAGAATCCAAAAGCCGGCGGACGGCGAGTCCAGCTGTGGATCACAGAACTGGGATGGCCTTCCAGGCCGGCGTCGGACGGGCTCAATGACGCCTCCCAGGCGGCGAATCTGGTCAGAAGCTATCTGCTTTCGAGGCGCTACGGCGGCGTCAATGCGATGTTCTGGTATGACTTTGTCGACGATGGCCGCGATGAATCGAACCGCGAAGACAACTTCGGCATGTTGAAAAACGATCTGTCGCCGAAGCCTGCCTATGTTGCTGCTGCAACCCTCTCTGCGACGCTGGGTAGCCGCAGCTGGAATAGCGCATTGGTCGATGACGCCGATGTGAAGATCTATCAGTACGGGAAATCAAGTCCCGTAATCGTCGGGTGGACTACGCAGTCGGTTGGGCGCGTGGTGTCAGTGCATGTGCCCGCCGGCGATTACGTGCAACGT
Protein-coding regions in this window:
- a CDS encoding beta-glucosidase, translated to MLLGWISNFRSASRRSILLSLVAIVFAGLPIARGAEATLDVKNPPGSLIARGPGNMKILFGTPPQTQAGSGTLVVALVPYDRDGVLLGDPIASYRQSIRFTPQGADQSVNIKIPRAGLFAVDAKLIASGGETVASKRINIAAIVPRNTPPFSDFGVVTHFAQGKGSPDIVLPLVKAAGFSWIRDEIYWDRIEQKPGAFAFPSSYDEYINATSKFGISPLVVLAYGNEKVYPEYFKGGQSFPQTAEGRQRFVRYVDEVVRRYGAKVKYWEIWNEPAFAQIGYPDYVALLKAVYGQIKQRNPDATVIACGGGGAGGGPGGDCFLATVKDGALEYQDAVSVHPYMSPHIPETGYPTAGGAVSSVSIPTVWPYLHQLLDQNPKAGGRRVQLWITELGWPSRPASDGLNDASQAANLVRSYLLSRRYGGVNAMFWYDFVDDGRDESNREDNFGMLKNDLSPKPAYVAAATLSATLGSRSWNSALVDDADVKIYQYGKSSPVIVGWTTQSVGRVVSVHVPAGDYVQRDWQGVESPVTVAASDFKWTLGPLPAYLLPKAVAR